A stretch of the Marivirga tractuosa DSM 4126 genome encodes the following:
- a CDS encoding two-component regulator propeller domain-containing protein, with the protein MDKATGLDQPFPFHIIQDQKGFIWIAGQNGLWRYSGSQFKHFYHISNDSNSLAYDFIWRILEDKEGNIWAGTYGGGLSKYDPVKNLFTNYRYDKDDPKSISNDQVRGLEEDGNGNIWVGTNKGLVRLDVKTGEFERFSLADGLSSMVIRDLKLSEDEKKLFVATAGGLNILDLSTNTFKVIDTSLPEGYRLNYNYVYDIFELKRNEIMIATGRGLHIMNLKNDKVKLIPSNVENKGPSSTVIFSIKPDPLDTNRLWLATMNGINSYNIKEKRFSKINAVQKNTDDIGGRNIYNVFKDRNGGLWAGVNNAGIYYSHPSFNKFRTENFLDEGIEKYLNRYTSFIRHNEEEILITTYSGLVVWNHKTNKRQLYKIPDPENLDINRLSSITRTGNGQYLISVWGKFAYLWDHQKRKLSTLQDNSKFSNITFNLIAFGDSKGRVWLGNRDKGLFQYYPATNQIQQFPVSDLSKLENSGDEHVKYIFEDSKERLWVGTAGGLHVLNEKTNNFTKYAPSEKKNTLSNGNINHISESQNGGLWISTELGLCYFDFENEEFKRYFKEDGLPSNVISSALEDDNGDLWVATASGLARIQQNGKISNFDQSDGLLDEYFVFGSAYKDDSLGLIFGTSTELVIVNSDQIVFNSATPQIQLEKLIINNEVASPQNRPDVLKKGFARTDYIKLKQSDYLVSITFDALNLINGHKNEYSVFLEGWDKDWRAPTKDRSVSFSKLTPGNYKLHIKASNDEKVWSKAQVGLNIEVMPFWYESLLFRSLLSISIISLVGLIIYGRFNTIKKNNKLLEKKVKDRTGEVLAQKEEIESQNEVLQSRNNRIELLLRELNHRIKNNLQLISSILNLHSRSTQNQDAKMALTEGKLRMQALSLLHQKLYMTEKYTEVNCKDYIRELVDYLSIAFKSNYSDVDFKLDTDDFKLNLDQAVPLGLILNELVTNSLKHSGKDKLVIDLKAKKQDGKISISLQDNGKGISMEQFEKSSSFGISMIKSLVEQINGELSVGCKNGPHFKLEFVSKETD; encoded by the coding sequence ATGGATAAAGCTACTGGACTAGATCAACCCTTCCCCTTCCATATAATACAGGATCAAAAAGGTTTTATATGGATAGCTGGGCAAAACGGACTGTGGCGTTATAGTGGAAGCCAATTCAAGCACTTTTATCACATATCAAACGACAGTAATTCCCTTGCCTATGATTTTATTTGGCGAATTTTAGAAGATAAAGAAGGGAATATTTGGGCTGGAACCTATGGCGGAGGTCTTTCAAAATACGATCCAGTAAAAAATTTATTCACTAATTATAGATATGATAAAGATGATCCTAAGTCCATAAGCAACGACCAAGTCAGAGGTTTGGAAGAAGATGGAAATGGTAATATATGGGTTGGTACCAATAAAGGATTAGTCCGGCTCGATGTCAAAACAGGGGAATTTGAGAGGTTTTCCTTAGCTGATGGCCTTTCAAGCATGGTTATTCGTGATCTCAAGCTGTCTGAAGATGAAAAAAAGCTCTTTGTTGCTACTGCAGGTGGGCTCAATATTCTTGACTTATCCACTAATACTTTCAAGGTGATCGATACTAGTTTACCTGAAGGCTACAGGCTAAACTACAATTATGTATATGACATATTTGAACTCAAAAGAAATGAAATAATGATTGCCACCGGGAGAGGCCTCCATATCATGAATTTAAAAAATGACAAAGTAAAATTGATTCCATCGAATGTTGAGAATAAAGGACCAAGTAGTACAGTCATTTTCAGTATAAAACCAGACCCTTTAGATACCAATAGATTGTGGTTGGCAACCATGAATGGCATTAATAGCTACAATATCAAAGAAAAGCGATTTAGCAAAATTAATGCGGTTCAAAAGAACACAGACGATATTGGTGGTCGCAACATATACAATGTTTTTAAAGATAGAAATGGAGGGCTATGGGCAGGAGTAAATAATGCTGGTATATATTATAGTCATCCTTCATTTAACAAGTTTAGAACGGAGAATTTTCTAGACGAAGGAATTGAAAAATACTTAAATCGATACACAAGCTTCATTCGACATAACGAAGAGGAAATCCTTATTACCACTTATTCAGGCTTGGTAGTTTGGAATCATAAAACCAATAAAAGACAGCTTTATAAAATTCCTGATCCTGAAAATCTAGATATCAATCGTCTTAGTAGCATTACACGCACAGGAAATGGTCAATATCTGATTTCGGTTTGGGGTAAGTTTGCGTATTTATGGGATCATCAGAAAAGGAAACTAAGTACCCTGCAAGACAACTCTAAGTTTAGCAATATAACCTTTAATTTAATTGCTTTTGGGGACAGCAAAGGTCGTGTATGGTTGGGTAATCGTGATAAAGGATTATTCCAATACTATCCAGCAACTAATCAAATCCAGCAATTCCCAGTAAGCGACCTCAGCAAACTGGAAAATAGTGGAGATGAACACGTGAAATACATATTTGAAGACAGCAAAGAAAGGCTATGGGTTGGAACAGCAGGGGGATTACATGTCCTAAATGAGAAAACTAACAACTTCACGAAATATGCTCCAAGTGAGAAGAAAAATACTTTGAGCAATGGTAATATTAATCATATCTCGGAAAGTCAAAACGGTGGATTATGGATTAGTACTGAACTAGGGTTATGCTATTTTGATTTTGAAAATGAAGAATTCAAAAGATATTTTAAAGAAGATGGTCTACCTTCAAACGTAATCAGCAGTGCTTTAGAAGATGATAATGGTGATTTATGGGTAGCTACGGCTTCTGGTTTAGCCAGAATTCAACAAAATGGAAAAATATCAAATTTTGACCAAAGTGATGGATTACTTGACGAGTATTTTGTCTTCGGATCGGCTTACAAAGATGATTCTCTGGGATTAATTTTTGGCACATCAACTGAACTTGTCATTGTCAATTCTGATCAAATTGTTTTCAATTCCGCCACACCACAAATTCAACTAGAGAAGTTGATAATTAATAATGAAGTAGCCAGCCCACAAAACAGGCCAGACGTCTTGAAAAAAGGGTTTGCAAGGACCGACTACATAAAACTAAAGCAATCAGACTATTTAGTTAGCATAACCTTCGATGCCCTAAATCTAATAAATGGTCATAAAAATGAATATTCAGTGTTTTTAGAAGGCTGGGATAAAGATTGGAGAGCGCCAACCAAAGATCGTTCGGTAAGTTTTAGTAAACTGACGCCAGGAAATTACAAACTACATATTAAAGCAAGTAATGATGAAAAAGTTTGGTCCAAAGCACAGGTCGGCTTAAATATTGAAGTAATGCCTTTTTGGTATGAGTCTCTCCTATTTAGGTCATTACTAAGTATAAGCATCATCTCTTTAGTTGGTCTAATCATATACGGAAGATTCAATACCATTAAAAAGAATAATAAGTTGTTAGAGAAAAAAGTTAAAGATCGAACTGGTGAAGTCCTAGCGCAGAAAGAAGAAATTGAAAGTCAAAACGAAGTGTTACAATCTAGAAACAACCGAATTGAACTTTTATTAAGAGAGTTAAATCACAGAATAAAAAACAATCTACAGCTGATCTCAAGTATATTGAACCTGCATAGCCGGAGCACTCAAAACCAAGACGCAAAAATGGCACTAACCGAAGGCAAATTGAGAATGCAAGCACTCTCTCTATTGCATCAGAAACTCTATATGACAGAGAAATATACTGAGGTAAATTGCAAGGATTATATAAGAGAGTTGGTGGACTACCTGTCTATTGCGTTTAAAAGTAATTATTCCGATGTAGATTTCAAGTTAGACACAGATGACTTCAAATTAAATTTGGATCAAGCTGTGCCTTTAGGATTAATTCTAAATGAACTAGTGACTAATTCCTTAAAACACAGTGGAAAAGATAAATTAGTAATAGACTTGAAAGCCAAAAAGCAGGATGGAAAAATCTCTATCTCTTTACAGGATAATGGTAAAGGGATCAGTATGGAGCAATTTGAAAAAAGCAGTTCATTTGGCATCAGCATGATTAAATCTCTAGTAGAGCAAATAAATGGCGAATTAAGTGTAGGATGCAAAAATGGGCCACATTTCAAGCTAGAGTTTGTAAGCAAAGAAACAGATTAG